The following is a genomic window from Methanobacterium aggregans.
CAGGCTGCTGCGTTATCCCAGCTGCACTGGCACTCTGTGAATCCCAAAAAAAAGATGGAAAAGATTTTATAAGCTCAATTGTGGCGGGTTACAACGCTGCAGTAACCATTGGAATGATTGCAAACCCCCAGCACAGAATGAATGGTTTCCACAGTACAGGGACCTGTGGAACCTTTGGGGCAGCAGCTGCAGCATCCAGAGCAATGGACCTGGATTTAGACGAAACTGTGAATGCCCTTGGGCTTGCAGGTACTCAGGCAGCAGGCCTCCTTGAATCTGACCATGCAGGAACCATGGGGAAACATCTCCATGCAGGTAAAGCAGCACAATCAGGAGTTATCTCTGCACTGCTTGCAAGGGAAGGTTTCACAGGAGCTGAATCCATAATCGAAGGAAAAGAGGGATTTTTAAATGGGATGGCAGGCGGGTGTTCTGAAACCTTACTGGAGTCCAGGAAAATTATTTTAGATGATGATCTTTTAAGAAACCCCCACATTCTCGAGGTTTACTTCAAGAAGTATCCCCTATGCAGGCACCTGCACTCCTCGATAGATGCACTTATGGCCATTTTAAGTGAAATTGAAAATGATGATGTGAAACATGACCTTGAAGATGAAATTAAAACCATTATCATCAGGACCTACAGAATTGCCTCAGAACACAACAACTACCAACCACAGACCCCAGAATCTTTAAGGCAGAGTTTGCCCATGAGCATTGCAACGGCAGTTTTAAATGGTTTAAACCTGGAAGAACTTGATATGAGTTCCATGAAACCTGAAATCAATGCAATTTCCAATAAAGTTAAGATAGTGTTTGACGAGGATCTGGATGATCTCTACCCATCCATGCGACCATCTGAGGTTACATTAACCCTTAAAAATGGGAAAAAATACATTAAAAGGGTTGATCTGCCTTTGGGAGAACCTGAAAATCCCCTTAAGAGGGCT
Proteins encoded in this region:
- a CDS encoding MmgE/PrpD family protein; the protein is MRQVYRSMKIAEKLAELTAKTSYSKIPEEAVQMAKLCFVDFLCVALRGSQGESSEKVRNIIFQGGSSSIIGAGKSSPLDASLANGVAAHSMDLDDGHRFAQLHPGCCVIPAALALCESQKKDGKDFISSIVAGYNAAVTIGMIANPQHRMNGFHSTGTCGTFGAAAAASRAMDLDLDETVNALGLAGTQAAGLLESDHAGTMGKHLHAGKAAQSGVISALLAREGFTGAESIIEGKEGFLNGMAGGCSETLLESRKIILDDDLLRNPHILEVYFKKYPLCRHLHSSIDALMAILSEIENDDVKHDLEDEIKTIIIRTYRIASEHNNYQPQTPESLRQSLPMSIATAVLNGLNLEELDMSSMKPEINAISNKVKIVFDEDLDDLYPSMRPSEVTLTLKNGKKYIKRVDLPLGEPENPLKRAEIIEKFQRLNPDFDVEVLEVIEDIESCSMCDLMDVLDKNLNHP